One window of Botrimarina mediterranea genomic DNA carries:
- a CDS encoding outer membrane protein assembly factor BamB family protein, with protein MPPENAESETQEPAKRRRRVIFPWVWLGLLAALRLAIEFAGFTVDIRVGANIIGPLLAVLGLALWYAIRGRGPVWLRLAIGVAPFAALAIFNSLYAMQFNGAGEIVGLMRRGDVKADELLAGVDVVSEEDGVTDWGPGEYNYPRFLGEGAWAEAVGPPIAVDWETNPPQELWRREVGAGWSAFAVYGKYAITQEQRGEDELVVCYRVETGEPVWSHADKARFDPTDFQGNMGRQGPRATPTIVGDRVYTQGAQGMVKCLDARTGQPIWDVDTIAEYKAELIVWGKSGSPLFVPASNDGVERDLVVVNVGAPAEATEGFDASLVAFDAETGEEVWSNGSRQTSYASPELVTLHGERVILQTVDDYLMAHRVADGSVLFEHPWYGSSDNMPTCSQPIELPGDQILLTKGYSHGSSLLQVIRDGDAWSAENVWTPPIQRVLQTKFSNTVVRGDYAYAMDGDDLQCIEIATGKKQWSSRRRPKLGFGQVLLVGDYILVMTEEIGEVVLVDASPERYREVASLKVLAEKETCWNNPVIVGDVLLVRNAVEAAAYRLPLATD; from the coding sequence CCGCCGTGTGATCTTCCCTTGGGTCTGGCTCGGCTTGCTGGCGGCGTTGCGGCTAGCGATCGAGTTCGCCGGCTTCACGGTCGATATCCGCGTCGGCGCCAACATCATCGGCCCGCTGCTGGCGGTGCTGGGGCTCGCCCTTTGGTACGCCATCCGCGGCCGCGGGCCGGTCTGGTTGCGGCTCGCCATCGGCGTCGCGCCGTTTGCTGCGCTGGCCATCTTCAACTCGCTCTACGCGATGCAGTTTAACGGCGCCGGCGAGATCGTCGGCCTGATGCGCCGCGGCGACGTTAAAGCGGACGAACTCCTCGCCGGCGTCGATGTGGTGAGTGAAGAGGATGGCGTCACGGATTGGGGCCCGGGCGAATACAACTACCCCCGGTTTCTTGGCGAGGGCGCCTGGGCGGAAGCGGTCGGGCCTCCGATCGCGGTGGACTGGGAAACCAACCCGCCGCAAGAGCTCTGGCGTCGCGAGGTTGGCGCGGGCTGGTCGGCGTTCGCCGTCTATGGCAAGTACGCGATCACTCAAGAGCAGCGCGGTGAAGACGAGCTCGTCGTCTGCTACCGCGTCGAGACGGGCGAGCCCGTTTGGTCGCACGCCGACAAGGCCCGCTTCGATCCCACCGATTTCCAAGGAAACATGGGCCGTCAGGGGCCGCGCGCGACGCCGACGATCGTCGGCGACCGCGTCTACACCCAGGGCGCGCAAGGGATGGTGAAGTGCCTCGACGCACGCACGGGCCAGCCGATCTGGGATGTCGACACGATCGCCGAGTACAAGGCCGAACTGATTGTCTGGGGCAAAAGCGGCTCGCCCCTGTTCGTGCCGGCGAGCAACGACGGCGTCGAGCGTGACCTCGTGGTCGTCAACGTCGGAGCGCCTGCGGAAGCGACCGAAGGCTTCGACGCGTCGCTCGTCGCCTTCGACGCCGAGACCGGCGAAGAAGTTTGGAGCAACGGATCGCGGCAGACCTCGTATGCTTCGCCCGAACTGGTCACGCTGCACGGCGAGCGTGTGATACTGCAGACGGTCGATGACTACTTGATGGCCCATCGCGTCGCCGACGGGTCGGTGCTGTTCGAGCACCCGTGGTACGGCAGCAGTGATAACATGCCGACTTGTAGCCAACCGATCGAGCTTCCGGGCGATCAAATCTTACTGACAAAGGGATACAGCCACGGCTCCTCTCTACTCCAAGTAATCCGTGACGGAGACGCTTGGTCCGCTGAGAACGTTTGGACGCCGCCAATCCAACGCGTGCTGCAAACCAAGTTCAGCAACACCGTCGTCCGCGGCGACTACGCCTATGCGATGGACGGCGATGACTTGCAGTGCATCGAAATCGCCACCGGCAAGAAGCAGTGGTCGAGCCGCCGGCGTCCGAAGCTAGGCTTCGGCCAAGTCTTGCTCGTGGGCGACTACATCCTGGTGATGACCGAAGAGATCGGCGAGGTCGTGCTGGTCGATGCGTCGCCAGAGCGTTACCGAGAAGTGGCGTCGCTAAAGGTGCTGGCCGAGAAGGAGACCT